The Penaeus vannamei isolate JL-2024 chromosome 16, ASM4276789v1, whole genome shotgun sequence genome includes a window with the following:
- the LOC113818120 gene encoding uncharacterized protein isoform X2 has translation MQKINVYLLSLILAVLLLEVRGGAESRGKDEGAEADSDWAERRKEIKTARDEREIEEPRKQPQKRKSGEYRAGKDGNKRKVREEDEDGISENLDKFNRGFETNKEGNKRKRSESTGDNRRGRVNERGQKESTREEKDRNKEKKDAARKRRNEMKKRRRQARKNKRNRIKEADEDDVKNDKDRKKDDEGRKQNKDNKKEKPKNEIKLNRNGKGNERKRNKKNNRTRKVSKENRNEEGRERKRNEERESPKKETKINKRKDARKERGGKRAKKERNDDAKEVKEKDRRIFTKGSDSISTAAHKEYKRKRKNKDKNEKEADVALRFSPRNFRMAQCKVTYKMEEEEAFLMTTDSSKQSRKCDSKFVAPKGHRLNFTCPVFNLAPTGCRQEKLIVKDSNLKMTFCTNDNVDLASSGTSLNIKHKKKKTKSKECTGTYVCEVTVVREGDGTGGQSASVTTDPSNSASSKETSIPTTRSTTVFVPSHSTTTPVNDLSHSITSSSFVLMSGSPTTSPSPESSALQATSDPVPTSSSSSSASQSSSTTLSSTLTFFTVAQTTKSTPQALFPEFTQITTAPLAPLPLTAVPVTPPPPLPIPAPPAPPPPPPAPPLPPPVLPAPQPTFTDALPPTATTVTSPAASQDRHFCSNCGISQITVPRIVGGQDANRGEFPWQVGIKLSWGGRCGGSLIKPRWVLTAAHCYMSGFTSTTVYLGDHDRSVNEEGSFEMQAASVTVHPDFDSLTLDNDIALLKLSSPVTFSSTVAPICLARPSEVPQSGVGITTGWGTTAWQGSTATVLQKVAVDYISNAWCTQLYNDRFDITDNMVCTYTPKKDACQGDSGGPLIARAADGRWVLTGVVSFGDECAKKDSPGVFTRVPNYISWIEENTPDDDC, from the exons ATGCAGAAAATAAACGTTTACCTCCTGAGTCTCATCCTCGCGGTCCTCCTGCTGGAAGttcgaggaggagcagagagcagagggaaggatgaaggcgCAGAAGCAGACAGCGATTGGGCGGAGaggcgaaaagaaataaaaactgcaagagacgaaagggaaatagaggaacCAAGAAAACAGCCGCAGAAGAGAAAGTCCGGAGAATATCGGGCCGGTAAAGATGGTAATAAGAGAAAAGttagagaggaggatgaagatggaatAAGTGAAAACTTGGACAAATTCAACAGAGGATTCGAAACtaataaagaaggaaacaagagaaaaagaagtgaaagtacGGGAGACAACAGAAGGGGCAGAGTGAATGAACGTGGACAGAAAGAGtccacaagagaagagaaagacagaaataaagaaaagaaagacgcagccagaaagagaagaaatgaaatgaagaaaagaagaaggcaagcaagaaaaaataaacgcaACAGAATAAAAGAAGCCGACGAAGATGATGTAAAGAATGacaaggataggaagaaagatgacgaaggaagaaaacaaaacaaagataataagaaggaaaaaccgAAAAACGAAATCAAACTAAATAGAAATGGCAAGGgaaacgaacgaaagagaaataagaagaacaacagaacaagaaaagtaagcaaagaaaatagaaatgaggaaggaagggaacgaaagagaaatgaggagagagaaagtccgaaaaaagaaaccaaaataaacaaacgaaaagatgcaaggaaggaaagaggcggaaagagagccaagaaagagagaaatgacgatgcaaaggaagtaaaagaaaaagatagaagaatatTCACGAAAGGAAGCGACAGCATTTCTACCGCGGCTCATAAGGAATacaaacgtaaaagaaaaaataaagataaaaatgaaaaggaggcaGATGTTGCACTACGCTTCAGTCCCCGca ACTTCCGCATGGCCCAGTGTAAGGTAACTtataagatggaagaagaagaagcttttCTTATGACAACCGACAGCTCAAAACAGTCTCGCAAATGTGACAGCAAATTTGTG GCTCCAAAAGGACACCGCCTGAACTTCACTTGCCCCGTGTTCAACCTCGCCCCCACGGGATGCAGACAGGAGAAGTTGATTGTGAAGGACAGCAACCTTAA AATGACGTTTTGCACAAACGACAATGTCGATCTGGCGTCGAGTGGCACTTCCCTCAACATcaagcataagaagaagaagacaaaatcgAAAGAATGCACAGGAACCTACGTGTGCGAAGTGACTGTCGTGAGGGAAG GAGATGGCACAGGAGGCCAGTCAGCTTCAGTCACGACTGATCCATCGAATTCAGCTTCAAGTAAGGAAACCTCTATACCGACAACTCGCAGTACCACAGTTTTTGTGCCATCCCATTCAACTACAACGCCTGTCAATGATCTCTCTCACTCGATAACAAGTTCATCTTTCGTTCTTATGAGTGGTTCTCCTACAACATCCCCCTCCCCAGAATCGTCAGCACTTCAAGCAACATCAGATCCGGTGCcgacttcctcatcctcctcatcagcaTCTCAGTCATCAAGCACAACCCTGTCATCGACCTTAACATTTTTCACCGTGGCACAAACAACGAAATCAACACCACAGGCATTATTTCCAGAATTCACTCAAATAACAACAGCACCATTAGCACCCCTTCCTCTAACTGCAGTGCCAGTAACACCCCCTCCGCCACTACCCATACCTGCACCACcagcaccccctccacccccaccggcaccacccctacccccacctgtCCTACCAGCACCTCAACCAACATTTACCGATGCACTTCCGCCAACAGCAACAACTGTGACATCGCCAGCGGCCAGTCAGGATCGACATTTCTGCA GCAATTGTGGCATCAGTCAGATCACGGTTCCGAGGATCGTAGGAGGCCAGGACGCAAACCGCGGGGAATTTCCCTGGCAG GTTGGCATCAAACTGAGCTGGGGAGGCAGGTGTGGCGGTTCTCTCATCAAGCCTCGTTGGGTATTAACAGCCGCGCACTGTTACATGAGTGG GTTCACGTCCACCACTGTGTACTTAGGAGACCACGACAGGTCCGTAAACGAAGAGGGCAGCTTCGAAATGCAAGCGGCGAGTGTGACAGTCCATCCGGATTTCGACAGCTTGACTCTG GATAACGACATAGCACTACTGAAACTATCTTCCCCCGTGACGTTCAGCTCAACAGTGGCACCCATATGCCTCGCCAGACCTTCCGAAGTGCCGCAGTCGGGCGTGGGCATTACTACGGGATGGGGCACTACTGCTTGGC AGGGAAGTACTGCCACCGTTCTGCAAAAGGTAGCAGTGGATTACATCAGCAACGCTTGGTGTACTCAGCTCTATAACGATCGCTTCGACATCACAGACAACATGGTTTGCACGTACACGCCTAAAAAGGACGCATGTCAG GGTGACAGCGGAGGCCCCCTGATCGCCCGCGCCGCCGACGGGCGTTGGGTGCTCACGGGCGTGGTCAGCTTCGGAGATGAGTGTGCCAAGAAGGACTCGCCCGGAGTGTTCACCCGCGTGCCTAACTACATCTCGTGGATCGAGGAAAACACTCCTGACGACGACTGTTAG
- the LOC113818120 gene encoding uncharacterized protein isoform X6, whose product MQKINVYLLSLILAVLLLEVRGGAESRGKDEGAEADSDWAERRKEIKTARDEREIEEPRKQPQKRKSGEYRAGKDGNKRKVREEDEDGISENLDKFNRGFETNKEGNKRKRSESTGDNRRGRVNERGQKESTREEKDRNKEKKDAARKRRNEMKKRRRQARKNKRNRIKEADEDDVKNDKDRKKDDEGRKQNKDNKKEKPKNEIKLNRNGKGNERKRNKKNNRTRKVSKENRNEEGRERKRNEERESPKKETKINKRKDARKERGGKRAKKERNDDAKEVKEKDRRIFTKGSDSISTAAHKEYKRKRKNKDKNEKEADVALRFSPRNFRMAQCKVTYKMEEEEAFLMTTDSSKQSRKCDSKFVAPKGHRLNFTCPVFNLAPTGCRQEKLIVKDSNLKMTFCTNDNVDLASSGTSLNIKHKKKKTKSKECTGTYVCEVTVVREGDGTGGQSASVTTDPSNSASTTTVTSPAASQDRHFCSNCGISQITVPRIVGGQDANRGEFPWQVGIKLSWGGRCGGSLIKPRWVLTAAHCYMSGFTSTTVYLGDHDRSVNEEGSFEMQAASVTVHPDFDSLTLDNDIALLKLSSPVTFSSTVAPICLARPSEVPQSGVGITTGWGTTAWQGSTATVLQKVAVDYISNAWCTQLYNDRFDITDNMVCTYTPKKDACQGDSGGPLIARAADGRWVLTGVVSFGDECAKKDSPGVFTRVPNYISWIEENTPDDDC is encoded by the exons ATGCAGAAAATAAACGTTTACCTCCTGAGTCTCATCCTCGCGGTCCTCCTGCTGGAAGttcgaggaggagcagagagcagagggaaggatgaaggcgCAGAAGCAGACAGCGATTGGGCGGAGaggcgaaaagaaataaaaactgcaagagacgaaagggaaatagaggaacCAAGAAAACAGCCGCAGAAGAGAAAGTCCGGAGAATATCGGGCCGGTAAAGATGGTAATAAGAGAAAAGttagagaggaggatgaagatggaatAAGTGAAAACTTGGACAAATTCAACAGAGGATTCGAAACtaataaagaaggaaacaagagaaaaagaagtgaaagtacGGGAGACAACAGAAGGGGCAGAGTGAATGAACGTGGACAGAAAGAGtccacaagagaagagaaagacagaaataaagaaaagaaagacgcagccagaaagagaagaaatgaaatgaagaaaagaagaaggcaagcaagaaaaaataaacgcaACAGAATAAAAGAAGCCGACGAAGATGATGTAAAGAATGacaaggataggaagaaagatgacgaaggaagaaaacaaaacaaagataataagaaggaaaaaccgAAAAACGAAATCAAACTAAATAGAAATGGCAAGGgaaacgaacgaaagagaaataagaagaacaacagaacaagaaaagtaagcaaagaaaatagaaatgaggaaggaagggaacgaaagagaaatgaggagagagaaagtccgaaaaaagaaaccaaaataaacaaacgaaaagatgcaaggaaggaaagaggcggaaagagagccaagaaagagagaaatgacgatgcaaaggaagtaaaagaaaaagatagaagaatatTCACGAAAGGAAGCGACAGCATTTCTACCGCGGCTCATAAGGAATacaaacgtaaaagaaaaaataaagataaaaatgaaaaggaggcaGATGTTGCACTACGCTTCAGTCCCCGca ACTTCCGCATGGCCCAGTGTAAGGTAACTtataagatggaagaagaagaagcttttCTTATGACAACCGACAGCTCAAAACAGTCTCGCAAATGTGACAGCAAATTTGTG GCTCCAAAAGGACACCGCCTGAACTTCACTTGCCCCGTGTTCAACCTCGCCCCCACGGGATGCAGACAGGAGAAGTTGATTGTGAAGGACAGCAACCTTAA AATGACGTTTTGCACAAACGACAATGTCGATCTGGCGTCGAGTGGCACTTCCCTCAACATcaagcataagaagaagaagacaaaatcgAAAGAATGCACAGGAACCTACGTGTGCGAAGTGACTGTCGTGAGGGAAG GAGATGGCACAGGAGGCCAGTCAGCTTCAGTCACGACTGATCCATCGAATTCAGCTTCAA CAACAACTGTGACATCGCCAGCGGCCAGTCAGGATCGACATTTCTGCA GCAATTGTGGCATCAGTCAGATCACGGTTCCGAGGATCGTAGGAGGCCAGGACGCAAACCGCGGGGAATTTCCCTGGCAG GTTGGCATCAAACTGAGCTGGGGAGGCAGGTGTGGCGGTTCTCTCATCAAGCCTCGTTGGGTATTAACAGCCGCGCACTGTTACATGAGTGG GTTCACGTCCACCACTGTGTACTTAGGAGACCACGACAGGTCCGTAAACGAAGAGGGCAGCTTCGAAATGCAAGCGGCGAGTGTGACAGTCCATCCGGATTTCGACAGCTTGACTCTG GATAACGACATAGCACTACTGAAACTATCTTCCCCCGTGACGTTCAGCTCAACAGTGGCACCCATATGCCTCGCCAGACCTTCCGAAGTGCCGCAGTCGGGCGTGGGCATTACTACGGGATGGGGCACTACTGCTTGGC AGGGAAGTACTGCCACCGTTCTGCAAAAGGTAGCAGTGGATTACATCAGCAACGCTTGGTGTACTCAGCTCTATAACGATCGCTTCGACATCACAGACAACATGGTTTGCACGTACACGCCTAAAAAGGACGCATGTCAG GGTGACAGCGGAGGCCCCCTGATCGCCCGCGCCGCCGACGGGCGTTGGGTGCTCACGGGCGTGGTCAGCTTCGGAGATGAGTGTGCCAAGAAGGACTCGCCCGGAGTGTTCACCCGCGTGCCTAACTACATCTCGTGGATCGAGGAAAACACTCCTGACGACGACTGTTAG
- the LOC113818120 gene encoding uncharacterized protein isoform X7 gives MQKINVYLLSLILAVLLLEVRGGAESRGKDEGAEADSDWAERRKEIKTARDEREIEEPRKQPQKRKSGEYRAGKDGNKRKVREEDEDGISENLDKFNRGFETNKEGNKRKRSESTGDNRRGRVNERGQKESTREEKDRNKEKKDAARKRRNEMKKRRRQARKNKRNRIKEADEDDVKNDKDRKKDDEGRKQNKDNKKEKPKNEIKLNRNGKGNERKRNKKNNRTRKVSKENRNEEGRERKRNEERESPKKETKINKRKDARKERGGKRAKKERNDDAKEVKEKDRRIFTKGSDSISTAAHKEYKRKRKNKDKNEKEADVALRFSPRNFRMAQCKVTYKMEEEEAFLMTTDSSKQSRKCDSKFVAPKGHRLNFTCPVFNLAPTGCRQEKLIVKDSNLKMTFCTNDNVDLASSGTSLNIKHKKKKTKSKECTGTYVCEVTVVREATTVTSPAASQDRHFCSNCGISQITVPRIVGGQDANRGEFPWQVGIKLSWGGRCGGSLIKPRWVLTAAHCYMSGFTSTTVYLGDHDRSVNEEGSFEMQAASVTVHPDFDSLTLDNDIALLKLSSPVTFSSTVAPICLARPSEVPQSGVGITTGWGTTAWQGSTATVLQKVAVDYISNAWCTQLYNDRFDITDNMVCTYTPKKDACQGDSGGPLIARAADGRWVLTGVVSFGDECAKKDSPGVFTRVPNYISWIEENTPDDDC, from the exons ATGCAGAAAATAAACGTTTACCTCCTGAGTCTCATCCTCGCGGTCCTCCTGCTGGAAGttcgaggaggagcagagagcagagggaaggatgaaggcgCAGAAGCAGACAGCGATTGGGCGGAGaggcgaaaagaaataaaaactgcaagagacgaaagggaaatagaggaacCAAGAAAACAGCCGCAGAAGAGAAAGTCCGGAGAATATCGGGCCGGTAAAGATGGTAATAAGAGAAAAGttagagaggaggatgaagatggaatAAGTGAAAACTTGGACAAATTCAACAGAGGATTCGAAACtaataaagaaggaaacaagagaaaaagaagtgaaagtacGGGAGACAACAGAAGGGGCAGAGTGAATGAACGTGGACAGAAAGAGtccacaagagaagagaaagacagaaataaagaaaagaaagacgcagccagaaagagaagaaatgaaatgaagaaaagaagaaggcaagcaagaaaaaataaacgcaACAGAATAAAAGAAGCCGACGAAGATGATGTAAAGAATGacaaggataggaagaaagatgacgaaggaagaaaacaaaacaaagataataagaaggaaaaaccgAAAAACGAAATCAAACTAAATAGAAATGGCAAGGgaaacgaacgaaagagaaataagaagaacaacagaacaagaaaagtaagcaaagaaaatagaaatgaggaaggaagggaacgaaagagaaatgaggagagagaaagtccgaaaaaagaaaccaaaataaacaaacgaaaagatgcaaggaaggaaagaggcggaaagagagccaagaaagagagaaatgacgatgcaaaggaagtaaaagaaaaagatagaagaatatTCACGAAAGGAAGCGACAGCATTTCTACCGCGGCTCATAAGGAATacaaacgtaaaagaaaaaataaagataaaaatgaaaaggaggcaGATGTTGCACTACGCTTCAGTCCCCGca ACTTCCGCATGGCCCAGTGTAAGGTAACTtataagatggaagaagaagaagcttttCTTATGACAACCGACAGCTCAAAACAGTCTCGCAAATGTGACAGCAAATTTGTG GCTCCAAAAGGACACCGCCTGAACTTCACTTGCCCCGTGTTCAACCTCGCCCCCACGGGATGCAGACAGGAGAAGTTGATTGTGAAGGACAGCAACCTTAA AATGACGTTTTGCACAAACGACAATGTCGATCTGGCGTCGAGTGGCACTTCCCTCAACATcaagcataagaagaagaagacaaaatcgAAAGAATGCACAGGAACCTACGTGTGCGAAGTGACTGTCGTGAGGGAAG CAACAACTGTGACATCGCCAGCGGCCAGTCAGGATCGACATTTCTGCA GCAATTGTGGCATCAGTCAGATCACGGTTCCGAGGATCGTAGGAGGCCAGGACGCAAACCGCGGGGAATTTCCCTGGCAG GTTGGCATCAAACTGAGCTGGGGAGGCAGGTGTGGCGGTTCTCTCATCAAGCCTCGTTGGGTATTAACAGCCGCGCACTGTTACATGAGTGG GTTCACGTCCACCACTGTGTACTTAGGAGACCACGACAGGTCCGTAAACGAAGAGGGCAGCTTCGAAATGCAAGCGGCGAGTGTGACAGTCCATCCGGATTTCGACAGCTTGACTCTG GATAACGACATAGCACTACTGAAACTATCTTCCCCCGTGACGTTCAGCTCAACAGTGGCACCCATATGCCTCGCCAGACCTTCCGAAGTGCCGCAGTCGGGCGTGGGCATTACTACGGGATGGGGCACTACTGCTTGGC AGGGAAGTACTGCCACCGTTCTGCAAAAGGTAGCAGTGGATTACATCAGCAACGCTTGGTGTACTCAGCTCTATAACGATCGCTTCGACATCACAGACAACATGGTTTGCACGTACACGCCTAAAAAGGACGCATGTCAG GGTGACAGCGGAGGCCCCCTGATCGCCCGCGCCGCCGACGGGCGTTGGGTGCTCACGGGCGTGGTCAGCTTCGGAGATGAGTGTGCCAAGAAGGACTCGCCCGGAGTGTTCACCCGCGTGCCTAACTACATCTCGTGGATCGAGGAAAACACTCCTGACGACGACTGTTAG
- the LOC113818120 gene encoding uncharacterized protein isoform X5: protein MQKINVYLLSLILAVLLLEVRGGAESRGKDEGAEADSDWAERRKEIKTARDEREIEEPRKQPQKRKSGEYRAGKDGNKRKVREEDEDGISENLDKFNRGFETNKEGNKRKRSESTGDNRRGRVNERGQKESTREEKDRNKEKKDAARKRRNEMKKRRRQARKNKRNRIKEADEDDVKNDKDRKKDDEGRKQNKDNKKEKPKNEIKLNRNGKGNERKRNKKNNRTRKVSKENRNEEGRERKRNEERESPKKETKINKRKDARKERGGKRAKKERNDDAKEVKEKDRRIFTKGSDSISTAAHKEYKRKRKNKDKNEKEADVALRFSPRNFRMAQCKVTYKMEEEEAFLMTTDSSKQSRKCDSKFVAPKGHRLNFTCPVFNLAPTGCRQEKLIVKDSNLKMTFCTNDNVDLASSGTSLNIKHKKKKTKSKECTGTYVCEVTVVREDLDSSSGDGTGGQSASVTTDPSNSASTTTVTSPAASQDRHFCSNCGISQITVPRIVGGQDANRGEFPWQVGIKLSWGGRCGGSLIKPRWVLTAAHCYMSGFTSTTVYLGDHDRSVNEEGSFEMQAASVTVHPDFDSLTLDNDIALLKLSSPVTFSSTVAPICLARPSEVPQSGVGITTGWGTTAWQGSTATVLQKVAVDYISNAWCTQLYNDRFDITDNMVCTYTPKKDACQGDSGGPLIARAADGRWVLTGVVSFGDECAKKDSPGVFTRVPNYISWIEENTPDDDC, encoded by the exons ATGCAGAAAATAAACGTTTACCTCCTGAGTCTCATCCTCGCGGTCCTCCTGCTGGAAGttcgaggaggagcagagagcagagggaaggatgaaggcgCAGAAGCAGACAGCGATTGGGCGGAGaggcgaaaagaaataaaaactgcaagagacgaaagggaaatagaggaacCAAGAAAACAGCCGCAGAAGAGAAAGTCCGGAGAATATCGGGCCGGTAAAGATGGTAATAAGAGAAAAGttagagaggaggatgaagatggaatAAGTGAAAACTTGGACAAATTCAACAGAGGATTCGAAACtaataaagaaggaaacaagagaaaaagaagtgaaagtacGGGAGACAACAGAAGGGGCAGAGTGAATGAACGTGGACAGAAAGAGtccacaagagaagagaaagacagaaataaagaaaagaaagacgcagccagaaagagaagaaatgaaatgaagaaaagaagaaggcaagcaagaaaaaataaacgcaACAGAATAAAAGAAGCCGACGAAGATGATGTAAAGAATGacaaggataggaagaaagatgacgaaggaagaaaacaaaacaaagataataagaaggaaaaaccgAAAAACGAAATCAAACTAAATAGAAATGGCAAGGgaaacgaacgaaagagaaataagaagaacaacagaacaagaaaagtaagcaaagaaaatagaaatgaggaaggaagggaacgaaagagaaatgaggagagagaaagtccgaaaaaagaaaccaaaataaacaaacgaaaagatgcaaggaaggaaagaggcggaaagagagccaagaaagagagaaatgacgatgcaaaggaagtaaaagaaaaagatagaagaatatTCACGAAAGGAAGCGACAGCATTTCTACCGCGGCTCATAAGGAATacaaacgtaaaagaaaaaataaagataaaaatgaaaaggaggcaGATGTTGCACTACGCTTCAGTCCCCGca ACTTCCGCATGGCCCAGTGTAAGGTAACTtataagatggaagaagaagaagcttttCTTATGACAACCGACAGCTCAAAACAGTCTCGCAAATGTGACAGCAAATTTGTG GCTCCAAAAGGACACCGCCTGAACTTCACTTGCCCCGTGTTCAACCTCGCCCCCACGGGATGCAGACAGGAGAAGTTGATTGTGAAGGACAGCAACCTTAA AATGACGTTTTGCACAAACGACAATGTCGATCTGGCGTCGAGTGGCACTTCCCTCAACATcaagcataagaagaagaagacaaaatcgAAAGAATGCACAGGAACCTACGTGTGCGAAGTGACTGTCGTGAGGGAAG ACTTGGATTCATCCTCAGGAGATGGCACAGGAGGCCAGTCAGCTTCAGTCACGACTGATCCATCGAATTCAGCTTCAA CAACAACTGTGACATCGCCAGCGGCCAGTCAGGATCGACATTTCTGCA GCAATTGTGGCATCAGTCAGATCACGGTTCCGAGGATCGTAGGAGGCCAGGACGCAAACCGCGGGGAATTTCCCTGGCAG GTTGGCATCAAACTGAGCTGGGGAGGCAGGTGTGGCGGTTCTCTCATCAAGCCTCGTTGGGTATTAACAGCCGCGCACTGTTACATGAGTGG GTTCACGTCCACCACTGTGTACTTAGGAGACCACGACAGGTCCGTAAACGAAGAGGGCAGCTTCGAAATGCAAGCGGCGAGTGTGACAGTCCATCCGGATTTCGACAGCTTGACTCTG GATAACGACATAGCACTACTGAAACTATCTTCCCCCGTGACGTTCAGCTCAACAGTGGCACCCATATGCCTCGCCAGACCTTCCGAAGTGCCGCAGTCGGGCGTGGGCATTACTACGGGATGGGGCACTACTGCTTGGC AGGGAAGTACTGCCACCGTTCTGCAAAAGGTAGCAGTGGATTACATCAGCAACGCTTGGTGTACTCAGCTCTATAACGATCGCTTCGACATCACAGACAACATGGTTTGCACGTACACGCCTAAAAAGGACGCATGTCAG GGTGACAGCGGAGGCCCCCTGATCGCCCGCGCCGCCGACGGGCGTTGGGTGCTCACGGGCGTGGTCAGCTTCGGAGATGAGTGTGCCAAGAAGGACTCGCCCGGAGTGTTCACCCGCGTGCCTAACTACATCTCGTGGATCGAGGAAAACACTCCTGACGACGACTGTTAG